Within the Arachis duranensis cultivar V14167 chromosome 10, aradu.V14167.gnm2.J7QH, whole genome shotgun sequence genome, the region tgtgctttagcttctcttagcttcttctttagaatcCTTTCAGCTTCAGGATCAACTTtaacaagaatgtttttatccctgtttctgctcatatgaaaaagaagagaataaaagGGAGTtgtgaaatcctctatgtcacagtatagagattccttgatgtgtcagaagaaaagaagaatagaagaatgaggtagagagagaataagaagaattcgaacacagagggagagaaagggttcgaatttttagatAAGTGGAAGATAATTGTTagcaattaaatgaaataaatagaaaaaagaggagagagagagttttcaaaaatttgaaaaagaaataaaataaaattagagttgaaaacaattagttaataaaaagagatttttgaaaaatggttagtgattctcgaaaattagaagtggaaaagtagttaggtggttttgaaaaagaaaagaaatagtaattagttgaaaatgatttgaaaataattttgaaaagatgagaagttagaaaaaaatattttgaaatcaaattaaaagatatatgattgaaaaagatttgattttaaaaagatatgattgaaaaagatttaattttaaaaaaaattgattttttttaaaattgatgacttgactaacaagaaattaaaagatatgattctaaaatttaaagattgatcctttcttaataagaaagtaacaaacttgcaatttttttgaatcaaaacattaattgttagcaaggatttttgaaaatatgagataagattaagaaaaagatttttgaaaaattagtttgaagattttcaaaaacattaaaagaaaaatgaaaaaatgaaagtttaaaatatgtttgatgcaaaaagttatgaattaaaacatgaaaaattgaaaaaaattgaattggaaacaTAATCAcctcccttgtgtcatcctggcgttaaacgcccaggatgctattcattctggcgtttaacgcccagaatgctacctttttgggtgtttaacgcccctggctggcattaaacgccagaaatccttctttactgggcgttttactaaacgcccagaatgctgcctgttttggcgttaaacacccagaatgctgcccattctggtgtttaacgcccagaatgatagctTTACTGGCATTAAATTCCCAGAATGGTAGCCATTCTGGCTTTTAACACCCAAAGTGCCTCTTTACTGGTGTTTTGACaccagtgagctctttttctctgtgattcttctgctttatgttctgaatcttcatttctctgtattatttacttgaaaagatatctttttttttatttttttgaatttttaatgaagagagagaaaaacaacaaaatgaagtagaacataaaaatgcaagatcaaaacaagtaatgcatgcaaggacactttgaatgttaagatgaacaccgagaatactttgaagatcatgatgaacatgaagaacatatttttgaaaatttttaaggaaagaaagacatgcaagacaccaaacttagaaattttgaatgttcaaaaactatgattttgaaaatacatatgaaaaacaacataaaacataaaacagGAAAATCATGAGATCGAacaaaggaaatcatcaagaacaacttgaagatcacagaagaacacaatgcatgaatttttttttcgaaaataaaaataaaaattacccaatctaagcaacaagatgaattgtcagttgtccaaactcgaacaatccccggcaacggcgccaagaacttggtatgcgaaattgtgattcacacttttcacaacttcgcatagctgaccagcaagtgcattgggtcgtccaagtaataaaaccttacgcgagtaagggtcgatcccacagagattattgtcttgaagcaagctatggtcatcttgtagatctcaatcaggtggattcaaatggttatgagtttttaataattaaaaggtaaataaaatggaaaataacatagagatacttatgtacttcattggtgggaatttcagataatcgtttggagatgctttgttacttctgaacctctgcttccCTATTGCTTCCATCCAATCATGcgcactcccttccatggcaagctgtaagttggtggatcactgttgtcaatggctaccatccgtcctcttagtgaaaatggtccggctacggttCTCAtcgcagggctaatcatctgtcggttctcgcttgtgtcggaataagatccattgatccttttgcacactgtcactgcacccaacagtcgcgagtttgaaactcgtcatagtcatcctactcagaataccacagacaaggtttagacttttcagatatcaggaatgctgccaattatttctagcctataccacggagGTTCTGATTTCACTGATTTgaatgctctattgtcaggagatgctagtcaaacgcatggatcagagacccaagagaatatactctagctagcgtccaatgactacgttgaacattaTGTAGACCGCTTTATGGTTGTCAGGAACgcagatcttggctaagcgagtattGAAGATGgagggtgattgtcacgggtcaccccttcagttTGACTTAACTGacttaagtacaagagtatatcttggagaagaagtaggcatgaattgaatgaaaaaccatagtacttgcattaattcatgaggaacagcagagctcctcaccttaatctatgaggtgtagaaactccaccgttgaaaatacataagaaaacaatggtctaggcatggccgaatggtcaGCCTCCAAAAAGGGTTCGAAGAAGTCCCAAAAGGTCAAAGACttccaatacaatagtaaaaagtgctactatactagtaaactaggtttacaaaaaatgagtagatagtgcagaaatctacttccggggcctacttggtgtatgtttaggctgagccttgaagctttcacgtgcataggccatccttggagtttaattccagctttggtgccagttccggcgttttacgccaaaaaagggtctctggtgggcgtttggacgccagtttgggccatcaaatctcgagcaaagtatgaactattatacatttctggaaagcccaagatgtctagtttccaacgcaattaagagcgtgccaattgagtttctttagctccagaaaatcaagttcgagtgcagggaggtcagaatccaacaacatctacagtcctttctcagcctttgaatcagatttttgctcagatccctcaattttagctagaaaatacctgaaatcacagaaaacacacaaactcataataaagtcaagaaatgtaattttttcataaaaactaataaaaatatactaaaagtaactaaaacatactagaaactacctaaaaacaatgccaaaaagcgtataaattatccgttcatcagtccacaagtcctagtctaaTCATAATGAAAGACTAGCTTCAGTGGCATTCAAGTCAACTAGCAACTTccaatcatcaatcaacaagagagtttgataactcaagtgttactaattgctcaacccaagccaagaggagaaaaatctactctagCATCCTTCtaagcatttaatcaaacacttggaaggcataaaaggaaagtaaatcaaattgcaagaaaagtagaTCTACACTACCAATTGCAAcgaattaacaacaataaagcaagtcaacaataaaagaaatcaaacttaaattgcattaaaggaaaataaGAGGAACAAGAGTGCATCAATAACAAAGTAAACAAGTACAAGGAGTAAAGtacaaaactagagagaggaaaggtagaagaacaagaaattgtaaaggaaaAGTAATTCAAAGCATGAACTAAACCTAGATATAAGAAATCCTAATCTAGATCTAATCTAATTATAGAGAGAATAGAGAGattttctctctagaaactaactaaaacatgatTCCAACTAAATCTATGACTACTTGGTAACTAACTCCTTTaatcttccttcaatccttgagtTTAATAGCATCAgaagtgagttggatttggCCTGGGAAGcctagaaatcgcccccagcggaTTCAATTTAGGTGGGTCACGTGcgagcaccgacgcgtacgcatgggtcacaTATACGCGTCGATGGCATTTTCAATCCACGCATATGTGtatgtcacgcgtatgcatcgcCATGTGACTTCACTTTCCACGTGTGCGTGTCTGCTGCGCGTGCGCGTTGATCTcagcatcccaaatccttgtttCTTCATGGATTCTCCACtatgcatgcttttctcttcacttcttccattcaATACTTGCCGTATGATCCTgagatcactcaacaaacatatcaacgcatcgaatggaattaaggtgaatcaaaatcacctaaaaagcatgttttacacttaagcacaaattaggagaaagtcatgaaaccatgccatttcattgaataaatgtgagaaaagtggACAAAATCcacccaaattaagcacaaaatgtaccacgaaatagtggtgcatcatgTAAAAACCGCAACTAATCAACCGGTTAATTAAGTGATTTATTGCCCAAATTAGATTCCAAAAAGTTAGAGagagaatttgaggatttaaaggtgatttttggactcagcgggtctttctgagtcagaaaatgtgctTTTTGCAAAAAACCGTGAAAAACTGCGAACCAGCagttgaaccggttgaaccagttCAAGTTTGGCCGGTACCACACGAGAACAGTAGAAACTGtcaaaaatcttagaaaaatattagaaatggaaaatcgggcgttaattttaaaggtttggcccgaagttgggccaaacgggctaaaaatgctaacgggttAGACTGGGCCCAGGttaggcccaagcccaacatataaaaggttcattaatgaaccctTTCACCTCACAAACACAACACACACACAGCAGAAAAGAGAAAGgggaggagaggaagaagaaacacTATTCACCCACCTCTTCTTTTCGCAATATCTCGAGCTACTATGCTTCGATTTGCATGCCATTAGCGGCTACGCGTTCTTTGtgtcgagctctacaaaacccatgtAAGAAACTGGTAAGTAAAGTTCTAAATATTTCATGTaagtgagtttttgtgattttggatgtttaggttttctctaatccttgcttagccTTGGGTTTTGACATCCAAATCGGTTTGCAAAGGTAAAAGCCATTAAACCCttgtaaatttatatttaattggaaccctaggttgatttgaggtgatttatatgtatatattttgattattgtgGCTTTGGGAGCTATTGGAACTAAATTGTGCTTATTTGAGTAGAATTGAGAGTTTGGAGTGTGGTTGGAAGATTGTTTGTGCTAATTTGGAGATTTGGTGCATAtagggaatcggccaaggtatggtttcagtttctattatgtagtatataatattcatggacacttaggctagtggcccataggataggtttgaatttaaatggtTGTTGAGTTATTGAATAATGATATGTGGTGATTTATGATGAATTAATGATTGTTGGGTTTGAGTATGATGAATGATGTTAATatgataatgatgattgattgtgTAACTTGAAAAGGCATAATGATGGTATAAGTGATGTTGAATTGGATGATTTGACATTATGGTTGTAAAAGTGTGATATATTGGTGTTGATATTGAAGATGATGGAATGTGAAAGAAAATGTGATAATGTTAGTGTATTGAGGCGCAACAggttaattttgatgaaaagtggAGTTTTGAATGGTTTCGTATGGTTTTGGAAGGTGTATGGTAAGAAAATGAGGAAAGTGTAAAGTTTGGTAAAATTgggtttttggtgaactttgttcgattataacttttgcctcgattttcaaaattgattgaaatttgtttagaattaaATATCTTTGAAAACTCTTTAAATCGAGATAAAGTTTgcaaaatttggaattttgtagaggaagttatgatcattcaaagttggtgttaaaaatctgaaattttgcCAAGTTGCAGAGTTTTATGATTTCtgatatgtgcgcacgcacagccttgtgtgGACGCACAACCTGCATAAATTTTGATCTGTGCAGATGCACACACCTATGCGCACGCACAGGCGGGGAAGTGCGTTCTGTTTGCCGCGCTAGCACAGCTTTTGCGCGCATATATCTAAGGAAAAATTCAACCTGTGCGGATGCACACGTTGGGAAGGCCATTCTGTTAGGGGCGCTGGCACAggttgtgcgagtgaacagaTTCTGTAAGTTTTgccacctgtgcgtacgcacacattttaaaattcctgggcgtgcgcacgcacagactCCTGTGCGGCCGCACACGtcctgtttctcaaatttacttgttttcaactattctaCCTTCCTAACAAGGTTGTAAtcttctataacaccatttaAAGACTTTTGGGCTTGGTTTTGAGTATTAGAAAATGAAGGCCTAGGTTTCTGGCGGCCTGAGGATGGTTTGATGTCATATGAAGGGTGATGGATATATGAGATGAGAAATTATGATTTGTTGATGTTTCGGAAACTGAATTGTGAATAGATAGTGGTTGAGATAAGTCGGGGACTCAGATTGAGATGATGGAGCTCTGTATACTGAAAATGCTTTTGAAAACCACTGAAATAATGTTTTTGCTGAGattatgagacgctatgcgcccgGCAAGGACGatggttaatcccgcttgcgttgagatgtgaggtctgtgGCAAGAGTATCCCACTCGCATCCCTTCAGAACTATAGAGCGTGCAGGCGCCGGTACTTGGACAGTGATCtgagcactatatctcgggggttcccatatGAGAATTCCGAAGGGCGACGTCTCCATGGaaatgtgtcgggttggcagttgaaccaaCAATGTtatatcacagccagtagggtaggcattcatcatatgtatTTTCTATCTGTTTATATGCTTTGTTTACTTGTAATGGGttgcctaattgaataacatgcttacttgctatttgaattatttgccttatatgcttctacttgtgcTTTATTTACATTgtatattacttgtgttttctacTGGAATTGAGGAGGTTTGGTAGGCGGTggtgatgggatcgcatggaggatcggttggtgaaggctATGGGACAGTGGTGTTTGGTTAGAGtagaaatcccctaagataGATGACCTGGTTTATTCAAGTTAATGTTGGTACATTTATGCTTATCTGTTTTAGAATGCTTAAGTAAtgaaatcttgtgatggatatagagcttaggattgcctttggcatcccgaggtcttatatcctacatcacagGGAactattaccatactgagaacctccggttcacataccatatttctgttgtgtttttcagatgcaggtcgcaacccacctcggtgagttgcttcggatggtgacagaagcggatgatcttggattcttttggagtcttttggtttattttgtttatacatctctccttttgtattttgttttgcctAGAGGTATGTAtatgagagaacaaaacttgtataagctattttCACTGTATGTTTCTGTATACCTGtatatggctagccggcttaaactccgcgagtcGTGACTAGTTCCCTATGATATTATATACTTATCTTTTGTTATATCTTATATGTTTCTTGTGCCTTAAGTTAGTAGCTTTGTTAGTACGCTTTGCGCTTTGAAATCCTATTTTTGAGCTATATatttcatcgggcttctagattttactattctttctatatatacatTATGTATaagcttagaactgtcgtaatctCTGATTAAACTTTGCTTTACGATgtgaggtaaggcttaggctaattagggtgttacatttagtggtatcagagcggtTAGGTTATCTGTTTGATATTCcatagcatgcttgtttgtgagtgcctgttagggataattgaagcactagacttttgatattgagacggatcaccttgatatcgattgtttggtgtagaCAGGAACCCTAATGGCCACTCGCGGACGAGGTCGAACACGTACATGAGAAAGTAGGAATGAGCAACCAGATGACAATCATGCCGAATTCATGGCGGCAATGGCGAATCTCGCTAATACCATGGAAGCTAATGCTGTTGCGACTCTGTAAGCTGTGTAGAGATTGGGCCAACCGGCCAAGAATGGAAATGGCAATGGGAATGTTGAAGGGATTGCCAATGATAATGCTAAGGGTAATGACAAAAAAACGGGAGGAGTTTTGATGACCTTGGTGACGTTCCTCAAGGTTCATCCACCAACTTTCTGAGGATCCACAAATGCTACTAAAGCGGACCATTGGTTCCAAACCTTGGAGTGTGCCTTACAGGCACAGCATGTTCCCCTCAATCAATATGTCGAGTTTGCCGCTTATCAGCTAGCAGGAGAAGCCCAGCCCTGGTGGCAAGTTAAGTGTTGTTTGCTACAGCTTCAGAACACCGACATTCCATGGGAGGTGTTCCAGACGGCTTTTTATAGGAAATACTTCCCTGAGTCTGCAAGGGAAGCAAAGGAGATGGAACTAATGCAGATGAAGCAAGGTTCCCTATCTGTGGCAGACTACACCAAGAAGTTTGAGGAGCTCTGTAGGTTTTTTAGAGTATGTCAAGGTGCCCTGGAGACTTACGAGAGCTGGAAATGCATCAAGTATCAGAGGGGGTTGAAGGATAACATCATGACTGCTGTGGCTCCATTGGAGATTCGTACTTTTTTTGACTTGGTGAACAAGGCTAGAGTAGTGGAAGAGTACGCCAAGACCGTGGCGGCATCCAAGGACAATCATGGAGGGAGCTCTAGTCGGGGGCGTGACAAGTACTTTCATCCGAGAGGACAAAGCTTCAAGAGAGGAGGATATGCACCTCAAGGCCAAGGGGGCTTTAGAAAGAATAATCAGAAATAATTTCAGCATGTTAAGGGAAGAGGAAATCAGAGTAAGAGTTCTCCGGATTTAGTTTGTGATCGTTGTGGATGTTTTCACCCTTATGACTCATGCAAGATTGATTTAGGTGGTTGCTTCAATTGTGGGTTGCCTAGCCATATTGCGAGGGATTGCACTCGTGGGAGGAATCAGAATGTAGGCCAGAGTCAGCATTAAGGTCGAGTCTTTGCTGTGAATGCATGCCAAGGATGCTTCCAAGGTGGATCCGTTGATGAGAGGTATATGTCTAATTGGTGACAAGTCCTTAGTTGCATTATATGATACTGAAGCTTCGTATTCGTTTATTTCATTTGCTAAAGTTGAGGAATTAAGCTTGAAAGTGTTAGAGGTACCTTTTGATCTGCATGTACATACTCCGCATCAAACAGTTATGACTAGCTTAGGTTGTAGACAAGTAAGTTTCAAGCTTAAGGGTAGAGACTTTGTGCACAATTTGATCTGCTTACCAATGGTGGGGATAGAAATAATTTTAGGGTTTGATTGGTTGTCAAAGAATCCGATTTTGTTGGATTGCTTTGAACGGACTATTCGGTTTATGCTGGAAGGAGAAAATGGAGCAGTGGTAGCTACGGGGTATTACCTGAACTCTGTAATGGTGCATTGTAGTAGGGAGGAGTGTCAGGGTTATATTTTGTTGGTTGCTAGTGCGTTGGGTGATGCCCAGAACTTAGATCGGATACCGGTGGTTAGAGATTTTCTAGAAGTGTTTCCGGAAGATATCCCTGAGTTCCCACCTCAAAGGAAAATTGAATTTGCGATTGAATTGGTGCCGGAGCCAGACCATTGTTGATTGCACCGTATAGAATGGCTCCGATAAAGCTGGCAGAATTAAAGACTCAACTGGAAGAGCTTCTGAATAAGATGTTCATTCGACCGAGTGTATCACCATGGGGAGCGCCAGTtttattggtgaagaagaaagatggaggAATGCGTTTGTGTGTGGATTATCGACAATTAAATGAAGTGATAGTGAAGAACAAGTACCCACTGCCAAGAATAGATGACTTGTTGGACTAATTGCAAGGAGCTGGAGTATTTTCCAAGATCGATTTGAGATCCGAGTACCATCAGATAAGAGTGAAGGAGGATGATATCCCTAAGACTGCATTTAGGACACGCTATGGACACTATGAGTTTGCGGTAATGTCCTTTGGGTTAACGAATGCACCTGctattttcatggattacatgaacagaGTCTTTCGTTCCTTTTTGGACAAACTCGTAGTGGTTTTCATAGATAACATCTTGGTTTACTCTAAGACGGCAAAGGATCATGAGAAACATTTGAGGATTGTGTTGCAAATCTTAAAGGAGCGGAAGTTGTACGCTAAGTTGTCATAGTGCGAGTTCTGGAAGGAGGAAGTAAAGTTCTTAGGCCACGTTGTGAGTAAAGGAGGAATAGCTGTAGATCCTTCTAAGGTAGAAGCGGTGATGGAATGGGAAAGAACGACGACGGTGACAGAAGTCAGAAGCTTCTTGGGTTTAGCCAGATATTATAGGAGGTTTATCGAAGGATTTTCCCGGATCGCATTACCGATGACAAAATTGACAAGGAAAGAAGTGCCATTTGTGTGGACGTCAGAGTGCGAAAAGAGTTTTCAGACTTTGAAGCAGAGGTTAACTTCAGCACCTGTTTTAATCTTACCGGAACCGCATGAACCGTTCAAAGTATATTGTGATGCTTCTTTGAAGGGTTTGGGTTGCGTGTTGATGCAACACCGGAACGTGGTGGCTTACGCATCACGTCAGCTGAGACCGCATGAGGTGAACTACCCAACTCATGACTTGGAATTAGCGGCGATTGTGTTTGCATTGAAGATTTGGAGACACCACTTGTACGGAGTATGGTTTAGCGTCTTTTCTAATCATAAGAGTCTCAAGTatatctttgatcagaaagaacTAAATGTGCGCCAATGAAAGTGGATGGAGTTGCTTAAAGATTATGATTTTGAGCTAAGTTATCATCCTAGAAAGGCGAATGTGGTAGCAGACACTTTGAGTCAGAAATATTTAACAATTACTTGGATGAGGATCAAGGAAGAAGAGTTAGTGGATAAGTTTGTAGATCTTAAGCTGGATATTGGTGAAGTTGCCAGAAGAGCTTGTTTGAACAAGTTACAGATCTCAAGCACGTTTAAATCAGAAATACAAAGGGCTCAGCAAGATGAGCAAAAGCGTCAGCAATTGTTTCAACCAGTtgttgataagaggcatgaagaATTCACTACAGATGATGAAGGGTTGTGGAGGTATAAAGGGAGGATTTGTATACCGGATGCTGGGAGTTTAAGGCAGGATTTGTTGTCAGAAGCTCACAATAGTGGGTTTTCTAGTCATCCCAGAAGCACGAAGATGTATTATGATTTAAAgaagatgttttggtggccTGGGATGAAGGGTGACGTAGCAACAGTGGTATCCAAGTGCCTAACGTGTCAGAAAGTAAAGATAGAACACCAGAAACCGTCAGGAATGCTACAACCACTTGAGATTCCTCAGTGGAAGTGGGAGGGAATCGCAATGGATTTTGTGACCGGTTTATCGAGGACTAGGTCGGGATTTGATGTGATTTGGGTGATTGTAGATTACTTAACCaaatctactcattttctgccTATCCGAGTAAACTGTTCTATCGAGGAGTTGGCGAGATTGTACATCAAGGAGATTGTAAGGTTGCATGGTGTGTTGTCGAGCATAGTATCGGACCGTGATCCCCgattcacttcaaggttttagGGAGCTTTCCAAAGAGCCTTCGGTATGAAGCTATGTCTCAGTACCGCATATCATCTGCAAACTGATGGACAGTCGGAGAGGATTATTCAGACGTTGGAGGATATGCTGAGAGCATGTGTTCTGGATCAACCCGGAAGTTGGGATCGTTACATGTCATTGGTGGAGTTTGCGTACAACAACATCTTTCATGCGAGCATTGGGATGGCTCcatatgaggccttgtatggacGGAAGTGCCAGTCTCCACTTTGTTGGTATGAATCAGGTGAAGCAAGCGTTTTGGGTCCAGATTTAGTAGCCGAGACTACTGAGAACATTAAGTAGATTCGTGCAAGGATTCTAATTGCCCAAAGTCGATAGAAGAGTTATGCAAATCAGAGAAGGAAACCGTTAGAGTTTAAAGTGGGAGAGCAATTAAGACCAAGAAGTTGAACCCAAGATATATAGGACCGTTTGAGATTTTGAAGAGATTCGGGCCGGTGGCTTATCAAGTAGCTTTTCCACCTCATCTGTCTAACTTGCATGACGTATTCCACATGTCACAGCTCCGTAAGTACACGTTGGATGCGGCTCACATGTTGGAGCCTGAATCGGTCGAGTTGAAAGAGAACTTGACTTTCCATGTGACACCCGTGAGGATCGATGACACTAGAGTGAAGAAGCTGCGAGGAAAGGATGTTCCGTTGGTTAAAGTGGCTTGGGAGCGAGCAGGAGTAGAAGAGCACACTTGGGAATTGGAGTCTGAGATGTGAAAGGATTATCCTGAGCTTTTCTCAGGTAATtcaaattttgagggcaaaatttcttatttggtgGGGAGAATGTAAGAATCGCAACTAATCAACCGGTTAATTAAGTGATTAATTACCCAAATTAGATTCCGAAAATTTAGAGagagaatttgaggatttaaaggtAATTTTTGGACTCAGCGGGTCTTTTTCTGAGTCAAAAAATGTGCTTTCTGCAAAAAACTGTGAAAAATCGTGAACCGGCAGTAGAATCGGTTGAACCGATTCAAGTCTGCCCGATACCGCACGAGAAAAGTGGAAACtgtaaaaaaccttagaaaaatgttagaaatggaaaaccgggcgttaattttaaaggtttggcgtTGGGCCAAACaggctaaaaacgctaacgggttggatCGGCCCAAGTTAGGCCCAAGCCTAGAGCTTGATAATTATATCTTTGGAACTCCGATCCCTATATGTATATTACTCTTTTGTTTTCGATCTTATTCAGCCTTATACGCTtatccggatgaatgtgatgcaatttttctattttgtttagcTTCTTTTTCAAGGATCTTAGTTATAATATGATGAGtgaatattttatacacttttttgcactgttttcttagtgtttttagtgtattttgttaagttttgttatattttagtaGGTTTTAGAGCAAAAATCACTTTTTGGATGATACTTTGagcttttgtatttttcttatgattttaggtgatttttgggtgAATTTGACAAGTTTTGGCAAAgcctgattcagaggctaaggAATGATAGCAGATTCTGTCAGATCCTGACCTCCATGCATTCTAACGAGTAtttatggagctacaaaagttcaATTGATGCGCTGTCAATGGTTTTGGAAAGTTAATTTtcaggactttccagcaatatataatggtctatacTTTCCTTTGGATTGGACTACccaaaatgggcgttgaacgctcaAACTATCCCCTAGGTTGAGgcta harbors:
- the LOC107469866 gene encoding uncharacterized protein LOC107469866, which encodes MHAKDASKVDPLMRGICLIGDKSLVALYDTEASYSFISFAKVEELSLKVLEVPFDLHVHTPHQTVMTSLGCRQVSFKLKGRDFVHNLICLPMVGIEIILGFDWLSKNPILLDCFERTIRFMLEGENGAVVATGYYLNSVMVHCSREECQGYILLVASALGDAQNLDRIPVVRDFLEVFPEDIPEFPPQRKIEFAIELVPEPDHC